GACTGGAATAGATGATGTGATGGTTTTAAGAATAGTACAGTTATTTGATGCACTCGTCTTTTTTGGAAAGGATAATCAAAAGATTGTGACTATCTTTGAGCAAGATTATCCACGTGCATATCATGCTGCAAAGAAATTATTTGAAGCAGCAACTAAAAAAGATTTAGTAGGAGTGCAGGGCATTCATCGTGCAGTAGTGCGGGTATTTACGCAATTTGATGAATGTCTAGATGAACTTGGGTTGATGGGGATGAATTTACGTGAATTTGTTACTTTGACACCCGTAATCAGCGAACGACAGTTAAAATTAGAAGTCCGTCAAGTTTTCAATCTTAAGAATTCGCAGATGTATGATGTTTACCAAGATAAGGCTGCATATATTGGCTTAGGAATATATAATGGGCAAAATTCGTTTGTAATTACTCCTCCAGCAACAAATTCAGATGAGTTTTTTAAAGATTTATATGGAATGAGAGTAGCAAACTTCTTTGATAAATTTGAAATTCCATATCTCAAACGTTAATTTTTAATTTTTTCAAATCGATATCATAAAATATGATATACTTGCAATAATTAACAATTAATTTAAATTGGAAAAATGAGGCATAAATACCGTAGGATTGTACGAAAGGACTTGAATTAATGGACACAAGGGAAAGTTTTTATATTACAACACCAATTTACTATCCATCAGGTAAGTTACATATTGGTAATTCTTATACAACAATTGCATGTGATGTGATGGCAAGATACAAGAGATTACAAGATTACGATGTGTTCTTCTTAACAGGAACTGATGAACATGGACTTAAAATAGAGCAAAAAGCTGAAGAACTTAAAGTTACACCTAAAGCATACGTTGATGAGATGGCTGCACAAATCAAAAAACTTTGGAAGTTACTTGAAATTTCAAATGATAAATTCATTCGAACAACCGATGATTATCATGAATTAGCAATTCAAAAGATTTTTATGAAATTATTGAAAAAAGGTGATATTTACTTAGGCGAGTACGTTGGGTGGTATTCAGTTTCTGATGAGGAATATTTTACTGAATCTCAATTAGCAGAAGTTTATCATGATGAAGCAGGAAATGTGATTGGTGGTAAGGCACCATCTGGGCATGAAGTTGAACTTGTCAAAGAAGCATGTTATTTTTTCAAGATGAGCAAATATGCTGAGCGTTTAGTAAATTATTATGATGAACATCCTGATTTTATTATTCCAGTTTCTCGTAAAAATGAAATGTTGAATAACTTTATCAAACCAGGGCTGGAAGATTTGGCAATTACGCGAACAACATTTAACTGGGGAGTAAAAGTGCCTAGTGATCCAGAACATGTTGTTTATGTTTGGATTGATGCATTGTGTAACTATATTACTGCACTTGGTTATGGAACTGATAATCAAGAGTTATTTAATAAATTTTGGCCAGCGGATATACATATGGTAGGTAAAGAAATAGTGCGTTTCCATACAATCTATTGGCCTATTATTTTGATGGCGCTTGACTTACCGTTACCAAAACATGTAATTGGTCACGGCTGGTTATTAATGAAAGATGGTAAGATGTCTAAGTCTAAGGGAAATGTTGTTTATCCAGAAATGTTAGTTGAACGATATGGCCTAGATGCACTACGCTATTATTTGATGCGTGCTGTACCGTTTGGTAATGATGGAGTGTTTACCCCAGAAGACTTTGTGAATAAAATCAATTTTGATTTGGCAAATGATCTAGGAAACTTATTGAATAGAACAGTTGCGATGATTAACAAATATGTGGATGGAAAGATACCTGATTTGAAATCTAATGTTACTTCTTTCGATGAGGACTTGGAAAAAGTTGCAGCACAAGCTATTACAAATTATCAAAAAGAAATGGATGAAGTTCATTTTTCAAATGCGCTTGCGGAAGCATGGGTACTGGTTAGTCGTACTAATAAGTATATCGATGAGACAGAGCCATGGAGCCTAGCAAAAGATCAGGCACGTAAGAATGAATTAGATAGTGTCTTAGCTCATTTGGCTGCTAGCTTGAGAGTCATCGCTATTTTATTACAACCAGTGCTAACACACGCTCCAAAAGAAATTTTTACTCAACTTGGATTAGCACATAGTAATATGGGAATCAAAGATATTTCTTATAATGATTTACCACGCGGTGCCCAAGTTGTTAAGAAGGCAACACCAATTTTTCCACGTTTAGAGGTTGAAGAAGAGGTTTCTTATATTCAATCTAAAATGACCAAGAATGAAAAGGCCAAAGGGAGAAAAGCAATGGCAGAAGCTGCGAAACAAAAGAATGAAGAGAGTGCTAATTCTGTAGAAGAGGCTGAACTAAATTTAACAAAAAAGGAAATCCGATTTGATAAATTTGACAAGGTTGAGCTCAAGTCAGCAGAAATTT
Above is a window of Liquorilactobacillus hordei DSM 19519 DNA encoding:
- the metG gene encoding methionine--tRNA ligase → MDTRESFYITTPIYYPSGKLHIGNSYTTIACDVMARYKRLQDYDVFFLTGTDEHGLKIEQKAEELKVTPKAYVDEMAAQIKKLWKLLEISNDKFIRTTDDYHELAIQKIFMKLLKKGDIYLGEYVGWYSVSDEEYFTESQLAEVYHDEAGNVIGGKAPSGHEVELVKEACYFFKMSKYAERLVNYYDEHPDFIIPVSRKNEMLNNFIKPGLEDLAITRTTFNWGVKVPSDPEHVVYVWIDALCNYITALGYGTDNQELFNKFWPADIHMVGKEIVRFHTIYWPIILMALDLPLPKHVIGHGWLLMKDGKMSKSKGNVVYPEMLVERYGLDALRYYLMRAVPFGNDGVFTPEDFVNKINFDLANDLGNLLNRTVAMINKYVDGKIPDLKSNVTSFDEDLEKVAAQAITNYQKEMDEVHFSNALAEAWVLVSRTNKYIDETEPWSLAKDQARKNELDSVLAHLAASLRVIAILLQPVLTHAPKEIFTQLGLAHSNMGIKDISYNDLPRGAQVVKKATPIFPRLEVEEEVSYIQSKMTKNEKAKGRKAMAEAAKQKNEESANSVEEAELNLTKKEIRFDKFDKVELKSAEILAVSHVEGADKLLKFSLDAGDKAPRQILSGIAKWYPNPEELVGKKVIIVANLQPRKMRGELSQGMLLSAEYGDKVELLTVSEAIPNGSLIG